In one window of Rhizobium sp. ACO-34A DNA:
- a CDS encoding heme ABC transporter ATP-binding protein: MSETNRAPAIELIGIDKKFGAVHANKNINLTVAKGSIHGIIGENGAGKSTLMSILYGFYHADSGSIHIDGKPVAIRDSQSAIAAGIGMVHQHFMLVENFTVLENLMLGAEGGALLAKGTDSARAALKKLEEDYELEVDPDAVIEELPVGLQQRVEILKAMYRGAEILILDEPTGVLTPAEADHLFKILRVLRDQGKTVILITHKLREIMAITDTVSVMRRGEIVATRNTAETTVEELAELMVGRRVLLHVEKGSAKPGDVYLSVRNLTVKDSRGVTMVDNVSFDVRAGEIVGIAGVAGNGQSELLEAITGIRKPTSGEIFICGEPVAGYDPAKLRSIGLAHIPEDRHHMGLILPFEESQNAILGYHRDPRYGKGPFLDPELIRKAAVEEIEKYDIRPPNPRLKTANFSGGNQQKIVVAREIERDPKLLIVGQPTRGVDIGAIEFIHRRIVETRDAGKAVLLVSVELDEIRSLSDRILVMFAGKVVGEKSPETGEQTLGLMMAGIAA, translated from the coding sequence ATGAGCGAAACGAACCGGGCACCGGCGATCGAACTGATCGGCATCGACAAGAAGTTCGGTGCGGTGCATGCCAACAAGAACATCAACCTGACCGTGGCCAAGGGTTCGATCCACGGGATCATCGGCGAAAACGGGGCCGGAAAATCGACGCTGATGTCGATCCTCTACGGCTTCTACCATGCCGACAGCGGCAGCATTCACATCGATGGCAAACCCGTTGCCATCCGCGACAGCCAGTCGGCCATCGCCGCCGGCATCGGCATGGTGCATCAGCATTTCATGCTCGTCGAAAATTTTACCGTGCTTGAAAACCTGATGCTCGGCGCCGAAGGCGGCGCCCTGCTCGCCAAGGGCACGGATTCGGCACGCGCCGCACTGAAGAAGCTCGAAGAAGACTATGAGCTCGAGGTCGATCCCGACGCCGTCATCGAGGAATTGCCGGTCGGCCTGCAGCAACGCGTCGAAATCCTGAAAGCCATGTATCGCGGCGCCGAGATCCTCATTCTCGACGAACCCACCGGGGTTCTGACGCCGGCCGAGGCCGACCACCTGTTCAAGATCCTGCGCGTGCTGCGCGACCAGGGCAAGACCGTGATCCTGATCACCCACAAGCTGCGCGAGATCATGGCGATCACCGACACGGTGTCCGTCATGCGCCGCGGCGAGATCGTGGCGACCCGGAACACGGCGGAGACCACGGTGGAAGAACTGGCCGAGCTGATGGTCGGCCGCCGGGTTCTGCTGCATGTCGAGAAAGGCAGCGCCAAGCCGGGCGACGTCTATCTTTCGGTGCGCAACCTGACCGTCAAGGACAGCCGCGGTGTCACCATGGTCGACAACGTCTCCTTTGACGTCCGGGCCGGCGAGATCGTCGGCATCGCCGGCGTCGCGGGCAACGGCCAGAGCGAACTGCTGGAAGCCATCACCGGCATCCGCAAGCCGACCTCCGGCGAGATCTTCATCTGTGGCGAACCGGTCGCCGGCTACGATCCGGCGAAGCTGCGCTCCATCGGTCTTGCCCATATCCCCGAAGACCGCCACCACATGGGTCTCATCCTGCCGTTCGAGGAAAGCCAGAACGCCATTCTCGGCTATCACCGCGATCCCCGCTACGGCAAAGGCCCCTTTCTCGATCCCGAACTCATCCGCAAGGCGGCGGTGGAAGAGATCGAGAAATACGACATCCGGCCGCCGAACCCGCGGCTGAAAACCGCCAACTTCTCCGGCGGCAACCAGCAGAAGATCGTCGTTGCCCGCGAAATCGAGCGCGACCCGAAGCTTCTGATCGTCGGCCAGCCGACCCGCGGCGTCGACATCGGCGCCATCGAATTCATCCATCGCCGGATCGTGGAAACCCGGGACGCCGGCAAGGCCGTGCTTCTGGTATCCGTCGAACTCGACGAGATCCGTTCGCTCTCCGACCGTATCCTGGTGATGTTCGCCGGCAAGGTCGTCGGCGAGAAGAGCCCGGAAACCGGCGAACAGACACTCGGCCTGATGATGGCCGGCATTGCCGCATGA
- a CDS encoding toxin-activating lysine-acyltransferase RzcC, with translation MAKASRTDEQVNTGAEAADADVLSKLVEVKGQVYSIFGQAVLALSAVPRYRSQSLADLAHLVMEPLVNDRIAIASAKNNENTKLAALAPSAVAIWASVSAEVDAKIVEQVKAGVFPVRLKPTEWNSGDTVWLLDVIAPTKELATSVLSNFNKVAKQDQIKVHPIVGRQVDAEILKKLTNKPDTSDSKIESEAALIVN, from the coding sequence ATGGCCAAAGCATCTAGGACTGATGAACAAGTCAACACGGGTGCAGAGGCTGCTGACGCCGATGTCCTCAGCAAGTTGGTCGAAGTAAAAGGGCAGGTTTATTCGATCTTCGGCCAAGCCGTTCTGGCTCTCAGCGCCGTCCCACGGTATCGCAGCCAGAGCTTGGCCGATCTTGCCCATCTCGTGATGGAGCCGCTGGTCAACGACCGGATTGCGATCGCGTCTGCCAAGAACAACGAAAACACCAAACTGGCAGCTCTTGCCCCGAGCGCGGTAGCCATATGGGCCAGCGTCAGTGCAGAAGTCGATGCCAAGATTGTCGAACAGGTGAAAGCTGGCGTCTTTCCCGTTCGCCTAAAGCCGACCGAATGGAATAGCGGCGACACGGTTTGGTTGCTGGACGTCATCGCTCCTACAAAAGAGTTGGCGACCAGCGTGCTGTCGAATTTCAACAAAGTTGCCAAGCAGGACCAGATTAAGGTTCATCCAATTGTCGGCCGGCAGGTCGATGCCGAGATTCTCAAGAAACTTACCAACAAGCCTGACACATCTGATTCCAAGATCGAGAGCGAAGCCGCGTTGATTGTCAACTAG
- a CDS encoding BMP family ABC transporter substrate-binding protein, translating to MKKTLLSLFALTAMSATALAADVKPALVYGTGGKFDKSFNEAAYAGAEKFKAETGIDYRDFEPTGDTQGEQAIRNFASKGYNPVVAVSFAWTSAIEKVAAEFPDTKFVLVDSVVDLPNVRSVVYKEEEGSYLVGILAGLASKSGKVGFVGGMDIPLIRKFECGYEQGARAAKADIQVFQNMTGTTGAAWNDPVRGGELTKNQIDQGADVIYAAAGATGLGVLQTAADNGKFSIGVDSNQNHLHPGSVLTSMVKRVDLAVYNAYADAKGDKFTAGVQALGVKEDGVAYALDDNNAKLITDDMKAAVEKAKADIIAGTIKVHDYMSDNSCPK from the coding sequence ATGAAAAAAACCCTTTTGAGCCTCTTCGCCTTGACTGCCATGTCGGCTACCGCGCTTGCCGCGGACGTCAAGCCGGCACTCGTCTACGGCACCGGCGGCAAATTCGATAAGTCCTTCAACGAGGCGGCTTATGCCGGCGCAGAGAAGTTCAAGGCTGAAACCGGCATCGACTATCGCGATTTCGAGCCGACCGGCGACACCCAGGGCGAACAGGCCATCCGCAACTTCGCATCCAAGGGCTACAATCCTGTCGTTGCTGTTTCCTTCGCATGGACCTCGGCGATCGAGAAGGTCGCTGCCGAATTCCCGGACACCAAGTTCGTTCTCGTCGACAGCGTCGTAGACCTGCCGAACGTCCGCTCGGTCGTCTACAAGGAAGAAGAAGGTTCCTACCTCGTCGGCATCCTGGCGGGTCTCGCCTCGAAGAGCGGCAAGGTCGGCTTCGTCGGCGGCATGGACATTCCTCTGATCCGCAAGTTCGAATGCGGCTACGAGCAGGGCGCACGCGCTGCCAAGGCCGACATCCAGGTCTTCCAGAACATGACCGGCACCACCGGTGCTGCATGGAACGACCCGGTTCGCGGCGGTGAACTCACCAAGAACCAGATCGACCAGGGCGCGGACGTCATCTACGCGGCAGCCGGCGCTACCGGCCTCGGCGTGCTGCAGACCGCCGCCGACAACGGCAAGTTTTCGATCGGCGTCGACTCGAACCAGAACCACCTGCATCCGGGTTCGGTCCTGACCTCGATGGTCAAGCGCGTCGACCTCGCCGTCTACAATGCCTATGCCGATGCCAAGGGTGACAAGTTCACCGCCGGCGTTCAGGCTCTCGGCGTCAAGGAAGACGGCGTCGCCTACGCACTCGACGACAACAACGCCAAGCTGATCACCGACGACATGAAGGCAGCGGTCGAGAAGGCCAAGGCCGACATCATTGCCGGCACAATCAAGGTGCACGATTACATGTCGGACAATTCCTGCCCGAAGTGA
- a CDS encoding cytidine deaminase, with protein sequence MSHDLFEAARDAMKFAHVPYSKFPVGAAIRADDGKVYTGANIENLSFPQGWCAEPTAIGCMIMGGGKKIVEMAVIAEKLALCPPCGGCRQKISEFADAGTKIYLCDEVGVQKTMTIAELLPFSFKTDILG encoded by the coding sequence ATGTCGCACGACCTCTTTGAAGCCGCACGCGATGCGATGAAGTTCGCCCATGTGCCCTATTCCAAGTTCCCCGTCGGCGCGGCCATCCGCGCCGATGACGGCAAGGTCTATACCGGCGCCAACATCGAAAACCTCTCCTTCCCCCAGGGCTGGTGCGCCGAACCGACTGCCATCGGCTGCATGATCATGGGCGGGGGCAAGAAAATCGTCGAGATGGCCGTCATCGCCGAAAAGCTGGCGCTTTGCCCGCCTTGCGGCGGATGCCGGCAGAAGATTTCCGAATTCGCCGATGCCGGCACGAAGATCTATCTGTGCGACGAAGTGGGCGTGCAGAAAACCATGACCATTGCCGAACTCCTGCCCTTCAGCTTCAAGACGGATATCCTCGGATGA
- a CDS encoding sugar ABC transporter permease, translating into MDFFDILISIMGSTIRLSIPLIFTALAGLFSERAGIFDIGLEGKMLAAAFAAASAAYVTGSPWIGLASGIGVSLAFSMVHGFASITNRGNQIVSGVAINFVAAGLTVVLGQAWFGQGGRTPQLAGAARFTPITLPGVEAVRDVPVLGPLYANVISGNNLLTYLAFLAVPLSWWVLYRTRFGLRLRAVGENPGAVDTAGISVTWLRYRAVLVAGFLCGFSGTYLAIAQSAAFIKDMSAGKGYIALAALIFAKWKPVPVLLACLLFGFLDALANFMQGKSVPLIGEVPVQIFQALPYILTCILLAGFIGAANPPKAGGVPYVKER; encoded by the coding sequence ATGGATTTCTTCGATATCCTCATCAGCATCATGGGATCGACCATTCGCCTGTCGATCCCGTTGATCTTCACCGCCCTTGCAGGCCTCTTTTCCGAACGCGCGGGCATTTTCGACATCGGGCTGGAAGGCAAGATGCTGGCGGCGGCCTTTGCCGCGGCGTCGGCGGCCTACGTGACGGGGTCGCCATGGATCGGCCTTGCATCTGGTATCGGTGTATCGCTCGCCTTCTCGATGGTGCACGGCTTTGCCTCGATCACCAATCGCGGCAACCAGATCGTCTCGGGCGTCGCGATCAACTTCGTTGCGGCGGGCCTGACCGTGGTTCTCGGACAGGCATGGTTCGGCCAGGGCGGACGGACACCGCAGCTTGCAGGCGCCGCCCGCTTCACGCCGATCACGCTGCCTGGCGTCGAGGCCGTGCGTGACGTGCCGGTGCTCGGCCCGCTCTATGCCAATGTGATCTCCGGCAACAACCTCCTGACCTATCTGGCCTTCCTGGCGGTGCCGCTTTCGTGGTGGGTGCTTTACCGCACGCGTTTCGGCCTCAGACTTCGCGCGGTCGGCGAAAACCCCGGCGCGGTCGATACCGCCGGTATCTCGGTCACCTGGCTGCGTTACCGGGCCGTGCTGGTCGCCGGTTTCCTCTGCGGCTTCTCGGGCACCTATCTGGCGATTGCCCAGTCGGCGGCCTTCATCAAGGACATGTCGGCCGGCAAGGGCTATATAGCGCTCGCCGCATTGATCTTCGCCAAGTGGAAGCCGGTGCCGGTGCTGCTCGCCTGCCTGCTCTTCGGCTTCCTCGATGCGCTCGCCAACTTCATGCAGGGCAAGTCCGTGCCGCTGATCGGCGAAGTGCCGGTGCAGATCTTCCAGGCATTGCCCTACATCCTGACCTGCATTCTGCTCGCCGGTTTCATCGGCGCGGCAAACCCGCCGAAAGCCGGCGGCGTACCTTATGTGAAGGAGCGCTGA
- a CDS encoding peptide-methionine (S)-S-oxide reductase: protein MFLIDMFNKKTTMPTPETALPGRDQPLPTAEIHFTSGRPLKGPYPDGFKTIYLGMGCFWGAERLLWNTPGVWVTAAGYQGGITPNPTYQETCTGLTGHTEVVKVVYDPKQVTLETLLKIFFEAHDPTQGMRQGNDIGTTYRSAIYADTPDDIDIAIRMRDAFQEALIASGLKTTVTTEIAEAGPFYYAEDYHQQYLAKNPDGYCGLRGTGVSCPIAPAA, encoded by the coding sequence ATGTTCCTGATCGACATGTTCAACAAGAAGACCACCATGCCCACGCCGGAAACGGCACTGCCCGGACGCGACCAGCCGCTTCCCACGGCAGAAATCCACTTCACCTCCGGCCGACCGCTCAAAGGCCCCTACCCCGACGGCTTCAAGACGATCTATCTCGGGATGGGTTGCTTCTGGGGCGCCGAACGCCTGCTGTGGAATACGCCCGGCGTCTGGGTGACGGCTGCCGGCTATCAGGGCGGCATTACGCCGAACCCGACCTATCAGGAGACATGCACGGGGCTCACCGGCCACACCGAAGTGGTGAAGGTCGTCTACGATCCGAAGCAGGTGACGCTTGAGACCCTGTTGAAGATATTCTTCGAGGCGCACGACCCGACGCAGGGCATGCGCCAGGGCAACGATATCGGCACCACCTATCGCTCCGCCATCTATGCCGACACACCCGACGACATCGACATCGCGATCCGCATGCGTGACGCCTTCCAGGAGGCCTTGATCGCATCCGGCCTCAAGACGACGGTGACGACCGAGATTGCAGAGGCCGGCCCCTTCTACTATGCCGAGGATTATCACCAGCAATATCTGGCGAAGAATCCGGACGGCTATTGCGGCCTTCGCGGCACCGGCGTTTCCTGCCCGATTGCGCCCGCGGCATAG
- a CDS encoding sugar ABC transporter permease, with amino-acid sequence MSTASVPLPNWINYALLPLINLILAFLVSGLVVWIIGENPYEALKLMLQGALGRGEGIGFTLYYATNFIFTGLSVAVAFHAGLFNIGSEGQAYVGGLGAALVALAFDHYVPWYVTMPFAVLGAAAFGAAWALIPAWLQAKRGSHIVITTIMFNFIGAALMVYLLVNVLIVPGKMAPETRTFLPGGQLPKLDWLMALFGLKLGPAPFNVSFLIALFMCVAVWVLIWRTKLGYEMRTLGLSRPGAAYAGIPYVKIVMITMLISGGLAGMMALNPVLGASARLQVEFVGGAGFVGIAVSLMGRSHPLGIVLAAILFGVLYQGGAELSFDMPNITRDMIVVIQGLVILFAGALEYMFRPAIVRIYQQFVRG; translated from the coding sequence ATGAGTACCGCTTCCGTACCCCTTCCCAACTGGATCAACTATGCGCTTCTGCCGTTGATCAACCTCATCCTGGCATTCCTGGTGTCCGGCCTCGTCGTCTGGATCATCGGCGAAAATCCCTATGAAGCGCTCAAGCTGATGTTGCAGGGCGCGCTTGGCCGCGGCGAAGGCATCGGCTTCACGCTCTACTACGCCACCAACTTCATCTTCACCGGCCTTTCGGTCGCCGTTGCCTTTCATGCCGGCCTGTTCAATATCGGCTCGGAAGGCCAGGCCTATGTCGGCGGTCTCGGCGCGGCACTCGTGGCGCTCGCCTTCGACCATTACGTTCCGTGGTATGTGACGATGCCCTTCGCCGTGCTGGGGGCTGCTGCCTTCGGCGCCGCATGGGCGCTGATCCCGGCATGGCTGCAGGCCAAACGCGGCAGCCATATCGTCATCACCACGATCATGTTCAACTTCATCGGCGCGGCGCTGATGGTCTACCTGCTCGTCAACGTGCTGATCGTGCCCGGCAAGATGGCTCCCGAAACCCGCACCTTCCTGCCCGGCGGCCAACTGCCGAAGCTCGATTGGCTGATGGCGCTGTTCGGCCTGAAGCTCGGTCCGGCCCCCTTCAACGTGTCGTTCCTGATCGCGCTCTTCATGTGCGTCGCCGTCTGGGTTCTGATCTGGCGCACCAAGCTCGGCTACGAGATGCGCACGCTCGGCCTTTCCCGTCCGGGAGCGGCTTACGCCGGCATTCCCTATGTGAAGATCGTCATGATCACCATGCTGATCTCGGGCGGTCTTGCCGGCATGATGGCGCTCAATCCGGTGCTCGGCGCTTCCGCCCGCCTGCAGGTCGAGTTCGTCGGCGGCGCGGGCTTCGTCGGCATCGCGGTCTCACTGATGGGCCGCAGCCATCCCCTCGGCATCGTCCTCGCGGCCATCCTCTTCGGCGTGCTCTATCAGGGCGGCGCCGAGCTTTCCTTCGACATGCCGAACATCACCCGTGACATGATCGTCGTGATCCAGGGCCTCGTCATCCTGTTTGCCGGCGCTCTGGAATACATGTTCCGTCCGGCGATCGTGCGCATCTACCAGCAATTCGTGAGAGGTTGA